One genomic segment of Hordeum vulgare subsp. vulgare chromosome 2H, MorexV3_pseudomolecules_assembly, whole genome shotgun sequence includes these proteins:
- the LOC123425569 gene encoding protein BZR1 homolog 1 — protein MTSGAARAAAAAAAAAEADAGLGRTPTWKERENNKRRERRRRAIAAKIFTGLRALGNYKLPKHCDNNEVLKELCREAGWVVEDDGTTYRKGYKPPSSGPFGGVSSAGMSPCSSSQLLSAPSSSFPSPVPSYHASPASSSFPSPTRLDNPSPACLLPFLRGLPNLPPLRVSNSAPVTPPLSSPTASRPPKILKPDWEVDPFRHPFFALSAPASPTRGRRHEHPDTIPECDESDVSTVDSGRWISFQMATTAPTSPAYNLVNLGASSSNSMEMEGMAGERGRGGPEFEFDKGRVTPWEGERIHEVAAEELELTLGVGSK, from the exons ATGACGTCGGGGGCTgcccgggcggcggcggcggcggcggcggctgcggagGCGGACGCCGGGCTGGGGCGGACGCCGACGTGGAAGGAGCGGGAGAACAACAAGCGGCGCGAGCGGCGGCGCCGGGCCATCGCCGCCAAGATCTTCACCGGCCTCCGCGCGCTCGGCAACTACAAGCTCCCCAAGCACTGCGACAACAACGAGGTGCTCAAGGAGCTCTGCCGCGAGGccggatgggtagtggaggacgacGGCACCACCTACCGCAAG GGATACAAGCCGCCGTCGTCCGGGCCGTTCGGTGGGGTCTCGTCGGCGGGCATGAGCCCCTGCTCGTCCTCGCAGCTGCTCAgcgcgccgtcgtcgtcgttcccGAGCCCGGTGCCTTCCTACCACGCCAGCCCGGCCTCGTCGAGCTTCCCGAGCCCCACGCGCCTCGACAACCCGAGCCCCGCCTGCCTCCTCCCGTTCCTCCGTGGCCTCCCCAACCTGCCCCCGCTCCGGGTCTCCAACAGCGCGCCAGTGACGCCGCCGCTCTCGTCGCCGACGGCGTCGCGCCCGCCCAAGATCCTGAAGCCCGACTGGGAGGTCGACCCGTTCCGGCACCCGTTCTTCGCCCTCTCCGCGCCGGCGAGCCCCACCCGTGGCCGCCGGCACGAGCATCCGGACACGATACCGGAGTGCGACGAGTCGGACGTCTCCACGGTGGACTCTGGCCGGTGGATCAGCTTCCAGATGGCCACGACGGCGCCGACGTCCCCCGCGTACAACCTCGTCAACCTAGGCGCCTCCAGCTCAAACTCCATGGAGATGGAGGGAATGGCGGGGGAGAGGGGCCGAGGCGGCCCGGAATTCGAGTTCGACAAGGGGAGGGTGACGCCGTGGGAAGGGGAAAGGATCCATGAGGTCGCCGCCGAGGAGCTTGAGCTCACGCTCGGCGTCGGCTCAAAATGA